GCGAGATCAACGTGATTTACGAACGGAATCACGGCGGCTACGGGGTGATTCAACCGCGTCCCGAAGGAAACGCTGAGAAGGTTGCAGTTGCTCGCACTGAAGCTGCGCTCTAGGCTCTGGGTCATCAACCCTTCTCTCACTCTCCGACAATCTGCGCCTGGCCATTGTGTCAGGCGTTTTCTTGTTGCCATTGCTGGCGAGCTACTGCCTGCACATCTTGCAGAGCTACATGGTGACGCTCGGCAATGGCACGGCAGTCTTCATACTCGGGTTGAATCGTCAGGGGCGATTGCGGATCCCCTGCCACTTTGACCCGTACTTCTCCCCAAGGGGTTTGAATGCGATCGCTGCGGCGCGGTAAAACCCGGCGCTGCTCGCTGCGGAAGCGCAGGCCGATCGTAGTGGTTTCACGGAACAGAATTGCTTCACAAGCAGCTTGCTGCTCGGCTCGACAAATGACAGTTAGAAGGGTACCGAGTCGTCCCTTCTTCATCGTGATGGCCTGACTGAACACCTCCAGTGCACCTTCGGTTAAGAGCTGCTCACTGACGTAGGCCAAAACCTGCGGGCTACAGTCATCGACCTGAGTTTCGAGGACTTGAACTGTTTCGAGACTGCCTTCTAGATGCTGGGGTGCGCCTGGTAAATCGCTAGCAGTGCCAATCCAAAGTTTGAGCAGATTGGGAATAGGAAGATCTTGGCTCCCTGCCCCCCAGCCTGTTTTTTGCAGTTGTAGAGGGGGTGGTGGTCCAAAAGATTTGGCTAGGGTGACGGCGATCGCGGCACCCGTGGGTGTGACAAGCTCTCGCTCGATTCCATTGCTGTAGACCGGTACTTGCCGCATTTGCCAGAGTCGTAGCACTGCAGGAACAGGTACCGAGAGCTGTCCGTGGGCTGCCTTCACCGTGCCCCCTCCGGTGGGCAACGCAGAACAATAGACGGCTTCAATCCCGAGGTAGTCCAGTCCTAGACAGGTACCGACGATATCCACGATCGCGTCGGTGGCGCCGACTTCATGGAAATGGACTTGCTCAGGTGTGACCCCATGGACGGCGGCTTCCGCGATCGCCAACTGTTGAAAAATGGCAATACTCCAGTCGCGGACGCGATCGGGCAAACCAGCCGCTTCAATCAGAGCGACAATATGAGAGAGATGTCGATGGGCGTGCGGGGCCGCCTCGATCTGAACCTCGACGTGGGTTGCGGCCATTCCCTGTCGTAAGACGGGTGTCGCCACCAGCTGATAGGGCTCGCTCAAGGACAGTCGCTGCAACTGCTGCTCGAGGTAGCTGAGGGGAACCCCTGCATCCACCAAGGCGCCAAGGCACATGTTGCCGGCAATGCCACTCGGGCAGTCAAAGTAAGCGATTGGAGTCATACGAGGGAAGGGAGCATGGCAAAGCACTACCGCATTCATCCAGACAACCCACAACCCCAGCAGATCGCCGCGATTGCTGAAGCCTTGCGTCAGGGGGCTATCATTTTGTATCCGACCGATTCAGTCTACGCGATTGGCTGTGACGTCAAAGATCGTGCGGCGGTGCAACGGGTGCGGCGCATCAAGGACATCGACAACGATAAACCGCTGACCTTCATCTGTCCGTCGCTGTCGGTAGCCGCACAATATGGATGTATTAGCGATCGCGCCTTCCGCTTAATGCGGGAACTGGTGCCCGGCCCTTACACGTTCCTGTTGCCAGCGACCCCAGAAGTCCCGCGCGTGGTCATGAACCCCAAACGGCGCACCGCTGGGATTCGCATTCCCAACAGCCCAATCTGCCAAGCTCTCTTGCGGGCTTTGGATGGCCCCATTATTTCCACCTCTGCGCATCTTCAACCCAACGATCGCAAAGCCCCTCTCGCTTACGAGCAAGGCCCCCACTGTCCGATCGCCCCTGCTGAACTCTTTGGTGAACTCGATCGCCTTGTTGACATCACGATTGAAGTTGAACGCCAGGAAATGCGAATTCTAGGCGCTGATCCGGGCTATCAGGTCTCTACCGTGCTGGATCTGACAGATGACTTACCCCTCGTGCTGCGTCGAGGTCTGGGCTGGGAGGCGTTAGAGCCCTTGGGCTTGTTAGTGGAAGCCTAGGCCATCAGCAATGCTGAAGCGATCGCCCACTTAAACGCGTCCGCGCAGCATCTGCGACATTTCATTAGGCTTACTCGATTGCGAGAGCGCCGTCTCCTCACTAATTCTGCCTTCATTAAAGAGTCGGAAGAGAGACTGATTACTAGTGCACATTCCGTCAAAAGTACATTTGGGAATTAACTGCTCCACCTCTTCCAGTTCACCGCGAATGATGTAGTCCTTAATGGCATCCGTGTTAATCAAAATCTCGTGATAGGCAGCCCGTTTGCCTTGAATGGTGCGGCAGAGTCCTTGGGCAATAATCGCCACCAGAGATTCAGCAAGAGCAACCCGCACAGGTGGCTGCTCAGCGGGTTCAAACATGTTGAGCACTCGCTCAATCGTTTTAACAGCACTGTTGGTGTGCAGGGTTGCCATCACCAAATGGCCCGTTTGAGCCGCTTTGAGTGCCGTATTAATCGTTTCGCGATCACGTAACTCACCAACGAGGATAATGTCAGGGTCTTCCCGCAACGAAGCTCGCAAAGCCGCCTCAAACTTCAGCGTATGGACACCGACTTCGCGTTGCTTAATCAGCGATCGCTGGCTCTGGTGAACAAACTCGATGGGATCCTCAATCGTGATGATATTTTTCGCCATTTCCTGATTGATGAAGTCAATCATGGCAGCGAGAGTCGTTGATTTCCCCGATCCCGTAGGACCCGTGACGAGCACCAGTCCTTTGGGGTAGTAGCAAACATCGCGGAAGACCGGCGGGAGGCTCAACTCATCGAGGCTGAGAATGCGCAGCGGAATTAACCGCAACACCATGGAAGGGCCCCGCAGCGACCCAAAGATATTGATCCGAACCCGCGCAAAGTCGTATTGGGTTGCGCCGTCGAAGTCTAAGCCCTGCTCAAACTCGCGCACCTGTTCTTCCGTCAGTACTTCGCGCAGCCAAGCATTAAACGTGGCGCTATCCGTAACCGGATAGGTCGTTTGTACAATCTCGCCGCGATCGCGGAAGCGCGGTACTTCTCCAACCCCCACGTGCACATCCGAGTAGTCGTGCTCGTAGGCTTGTCGGACAATTTCTGCCAAGCTCGGCTGCTTACTGGCCGCAGGCTGGGGAGATGCGGCCGGGGCAGGCGCAGGCATAGGGTTTGGCTTCGGTGCAGGAACCGCTGAGGCTCCACCCCCCCCAAAAGGAGGGGGAGGCGGGGGTAGCGGTAGGCGCGAGGCATCAGTCATGCGGAAAAGCCCGAAAGCCGGATAAAAGCAATCTATACCCAGCTTGCCCCAGTTAAATGCGGCAGATGACAGCCTCAGGAAAGCTTGGCGTCGGGCAAAATCAGCATGGCATCGCCAAAGGAGTAGAAGCGATATTGCTCGGCGATCGCCGTTGCATAGGCCGACAAGAGGCGATCGCGGCCTATCAG
The sequence above is a segment of the Synechococcus elongatus PCC 11801 genome. Coding sequences within it:
- the larC gene encoding nickel pincer cofactor biosynthesis protein LarC translates to MTPIAYFDCPSGIAGNMCLGALVDAGVPLSYLEQQLQRLSLSEPYQLVATPVLRQGMAATHVEVQIEAAPHAHRHLSHIVALIEAAGLPDRVRDWSIAIFQQLAIAEAAVHGVTPEQVHFHEVGATDAIVDIVGTCLGLDYLGIEAVYCSALPTGGGTVKAAHGQLSVPVPAVLRLWQMRQVPVYSNGIERELVTPTGAAIAVTLAKSFGPPPPLQLQKTGWGAGSQDLPIPNLLKLWIGTASDLPGAPQHLEGSLETVQVLETQVDDCSPQVLAYVSEQLLTEGALEVFSQAITMKKGRLGTLLTVICRAEQQAACEAILFRETTTIGLRFRSEQRRVLPRRSDRIQTPWGEVRVKVAGDPQSPLTIQPEYEDCRAIAERHHVALQDVQAVARQQWQQENA
- a CDS encoding L-threonylcarbamoyladenylate synthase, with product MAKHYRIHPDNPQPQQIAAIAEALRQGAIILYPTDSVYAIGCDVKDRAAVQRVRRIKDIDNDKPLTFICPSLSVAAQYGCISDRAFRLMRELVPGPYTFLLPATPEVPRVVMNPKRRTAGIRIPNSPICQALLRALDGPIISTSAHLQPNDRKAPLAYEQGPHCPIAPAELFGELDRLVDITIEVERQEMRILGADPGYQVSTVLDLTDDLPLVLRRGLGWEALEPLGLLVEA
- a CDS encoding type IV pilus twitching motility protein PilT; translation: MTDASRLPLPPPPPPFGGGGASAVPAPKPNPMPAPAPAASPQPAASKQPSLAEIVRQAYEHDYSDVHVGVGEVPRFRDRGEIVQTTYPVTDSATFNAWLREVLTEEQVREFEQGLDFDGATQYDFARVRINIFGSLRGPSMVLRLIPLRILSLDELSLPPVFRDVCYYPKGLVLVTGPTGSGKSTTLAAMIDFINQEMAKNIITIEDPIEFVHQSQRSLIKQREVGVHTLKFEAALRASLREDPDIILVGELRDRETINTALKAAQTGHLVMATLHTNSAVKTIERVLNMFEPAEQPPVRVALAESLVAIIAQGLCRTIQGKRAAYHEILINTDAIKDYIIRGELEEVEQLIPKCTFDGMCTSNQSLFRLFNEGRISEETALSQSSKPNEMSQMLRGRV